A single genomic interval of Drosophila virilis strain 15010-1051.87 chromosome 2, Dvir_AGI_RSII-ME, whole genome shotgun sequence harbors:
- the ppk22 gene encoding sodium channel protein Nach translates to MVNIESTSNAIWWIKNPSAAKAGGGAGRKASLGSRFCLDMAELLRNISLQGYSKLLASELTLAERLIWLLVHTTTFISMVAVLLLTWEQFIAQYFVINLKDPLYPVENVPFPAVSICSNNRISMRAATRYALELQRNDPSPRELKHYLDMLKYLRKLYIPGDRDSDVDDYVNFQAFLDIFGTWSNETFFDTRRIMRMVTPNCRDYIMKCSLRNVDIPCFSEAAFQTSLTKYGPCCTFNGKNILRRRDFKNRYADSALGLTVVLNSSHADYLAPILNTNGYVVIIHDADNFASISSSNALEMFPGQRQESFLKIFARVIDTDKNLHSFSPFNRRCYFHSESNMRMMNSVYTFPNCITRCRIRSIIALCNCLPFQLPLDLVENLEGVVYCTLSHVTCLGQYQFKWNNVLTERLRIPGLERETEEALYCPQCLPSCNDIQYRVSMSELPIDTYLANLKPDEYNDTLLGSDLSVLRVFFGQPHAQLYMRILNNEWFEIFSTIGNILSIFMGFSLVAIFEALFFFCKYIYMGCCRIIDHSRANSKAKMLNARKLHICP, encoded by the exons ATGGTTAATATTGAATCAACATCCAATGCCATCTGGTGGATTAAAAATCCGAGTGCAGCGAAAGCGGGTGGCGGCGCTGGGCGTAAGGCGTCGCTTGGGTCGCGCTTTTGTCTGGATATGGCTGAATTACTGCGCAATATATCCTTGCAGGGCTATAGCAAACTATTGGCATCGGAATTAACGTTGGCGGAGAG ATTAATTTGGCTGCTGGTGCACACGACCACGTTCATTTCAATGGTGGCTGTGCTCTTGCTCACCTGGGAGCAATTTATTGCACAATACTTTGTCATCAATCTGAAGGATCCACTTTATCCTGTTGAAAATGTGCCATTTCCGGCTGTGTCAATATGCTCCAACAATCGCATTTCCATGCGGGCCGCGACCCGATACGCTCTCGAGCT GCAAAGAAATGATCCATCCCCACGTGAATTGAAGCATTACTTGGACATGCTGAAGTATTTacgcaaattatatatacccGGCGATCGGGACTCAGACGTCGATGattatgttaattttcaaGCGTTTTTGGACATATTCGGCACCTGGAGCAACGAAACCTTCTTCGATACGCGGCGTATTATGAGAATGGTGA CGCCCAATTGCAGGGATTATATAATGAAATGCAGTCTGCGCAATGTGGATATACCTTGCTTTAGCGAGGCCGCTTTTCAGACCAGTCTGACCAAGTATGGACCCTGCTGCACTTTTAATGGCAAGAACAT ACTTAGGAGACGCGATTTTAAGAATCGGTATGCTGATTCAGCTTTGGGCCTTACAGTCGTGCTTAATTCGAGTCATGCGGATTATTTGGCGCCCATTTTGAATACAAATGGTTACGTGGTCATAATCCATGACGCGGACAATTTTGCTTCGATATCATCGTCAAATGCATTGGAAATGTTTCCAGGACAAAGACAGGAAAGTTTTCTAAAGATTTTTGCGCGTGTTATAGATACCGATAAAAATTTGCACTCCTTTTCCCCATTTAAT CGTCGCTGTTATTTCCATAGCGAGTCGAATATGCGAATGATGAACTCCGTCTACACGTTCCCTAACTGCATTACCCGATGTCGCATACGCAGCATCATAGCGTTGTGCAATTGCCTGCCCTTCCAGTTGCCACTCGATCTGGTCGAGAACTTGGAAGGCGTCGTCTATTGTACGCTTAGTCATGTCACGTGCCTCGGCCAGTATCAAT TTAAATGGAATAATGTGCTAACTGAGAGACTTAGGATTCCGGGTCTGGAGCGTGAAACCGAAGAAGCACTGTACTGTCCACAGTGTCTGCCTTCATGTAATGATATTCAATACAGGGTATCCATGAGTGAGCTACCCATTGATACCTATCTGGCCAACCTAAAACCTGATGAATACAATGACACACTGTTAGGCTCCGATTTATCCGTACTGCGAGTCTTTTTTGGACAGCCGCATGCTCAACTCTACATGAGAATTTTGAACAACGAATGGTTCGAGATATTCA GCACCATTGGAAATATTTTGTCAATATTTATGGGATTTTCATTGGTGGCCATTTTTGAGgcgcttttctttttctgcaAGTACATTTATATGGGCTGCTGTCGTATAATAGATCACAGCAGAGCTAACAGTAAGGCAAAGATGTTGAATGCACGCAAGTTACATATATGCCCATAG
- the ppk24 gene encoding sodium channel protein Nach yields MTTNAERASRLPSQRLVVGRAAWWIPKPRIHPPASVPQMAVIREEEPATRKLSFAAALKDLLQNLSFHCYGKLVEHGRRIQERFFWLICHITALTVLIAFVWGTYKDATDELVTTLYNPLYPVCQVALPAVTVCTQNRISKRAVWQYAQELSDKDPKQRNASYFYGELHAFGMFYSPEELGDYERVLRFQGLLDSIDTTPYELFFNTSKRMRILTPNCSDIFVSCRLAGRSFDCLQEFRETLSIYGFCCTFNSDGEFLKDRTYHQRFYGYDMGLVLTLKSPKDDNFYKMHHLEGYPDPQSGGVAVRYVQTGRRTHLPVRPKIFETVPEARHMSPAVRKCLFWDETPHNFTNRYTFSKCISACRARSMYNLCECLPFQIPKHYIGDATGGVFCTLQHMECLRRYKFKWLNVITSRANVPGLEHELEDALYCPECLPSCTEIRYNVRGAGALALNSLHRPMTSSGSGMANNSYGHDSSELADVRIYFAETHIQYFRQIIKNDWYEIFSTIGNICGIIAGFSLIGICELLFFLAKQLWHAYKAELKSELCRTHAHAHSQSRARSRTRANGRATATQQQEQHRQHRQPMELLILP; encoded by the exons ATGACAACAAATGCGGAGCGGGCATCGCGATTGCCATCCCAACGATTGGTGGTTGGACGCGCCGCCTGGTGGATACCCAAACCAAGGATTCATCCACCTGCGTCAGTCCCGCAAATGGCGGTTATTCGCGAAGAGGAACCAGCTACGCGAAAACTGTCATTTGCCGCGGCGTTAAAGGATTTGCTGCAAAACCTGTCATTTCATTGTTATGGCAAATTAGTCGAGCACGGTCGTCGCATTCAGGAGCG ATTCTTTTGGCTTATTTGCCACATAACTGCGCTGACCGTCCTAATTGCATTCGTATGGGGCACGTATAAGGACGCAACGGATGAGCTGGTGACCACCCTATACAATCCATTGTATCCCGTATGCCAAGTTGCCCTGCCCGCTGTTACAGTATGCACCCAGAATCGCATATCCAAGCGTGCCGTCTGGCAGTACGCACAGGAGCT CAGCGACAAGGATCCCAAGCAGCGAAATGCTAGTTACTTCTATGGTGAGCTTCATGCCTTTGGCATGTTCTACAGCCCCGAGGAGCTAGGCGACTATGAGCGCGTGCTGCGCTTTCAGGGCTTATTGGATTCGATAGATACCACGCCCTACGAGCTGTTCTTTAATACAAGCAAACGTATGCGCATCCTGACGCCCAATTGCAGCGACATCTTTGTATCGTGTCGTTTGGCAGGCCGATCCTTCGATTGCCTGCAGGAGTTTCGTGAAACGCTCTCGATCTACGGATTTTGTTGCACTTTCAATTCCGATGGAGA GTTTCTCAAGGACCGCACGTATCATCAGCGCTTTTATGGATACGATATGGGTCTGGTGCTTACACTGAAATCTCCAAAAGACGATAATTTTTATAAGATGCATCATCTAGAAGG CTATCCGGATCCTCAATCTGGAGGCGTTGCTGTACGTTATGTGCAGACAGGTCGTCGCACTCATTTGCCCGTGCGGCCCAAGATCTTTGAGACTGTGCCGGAAGCCCGACACATGAGTCCCGCTGTG CGTAAATGTCTCTTCTGGGATGAGACGCCGCACAACTTCACCAATCGGTATACCTTCAGCAAATGCATCTCCGCCTGCCGCGCCCGCAGCATGTATAATTTGTGTGAGTGCCTGCCCTTTCAGATACCCAAGCATTACATTGGAGACGCCACAGGAGGCGTCTTCTGCACGCTCCAGCACATGGAGTGCCTCAGGCGCTATAAGT TCAAATGGCTGAATGTCATCACCAGTCGCGCCAATGTGCCCGGCCTCGAGCATGAGTTGGAGGATGCGCTCTACTGTCCCGAATGTCTGCCCTCCTGCACTGAGATACGCTACAATGTTCGTGGCGCCGGAGCTCTGGCCCTTAACAGTCTGCATAGACCAATGAC cagcagtggcagtggcatgGCCAATAACAGTTATGGCCATGACAGCTCCGAGTTGGCCGATGTGCGTATTTACTTTGCCGAAACGCACATTCAATACTTTCGGCAGATTATTAAAAACGACTGGTATGAGATCTTCA GTACAATTGGCAACATCTGCGGCATCATAGCGGGCTTCTCATTGATTGGCATCTGCGAGCTGCTATTTTTCCTAGCCAAACAATTATGGCATGCATACAAAGCGGAACTGAAGTCGGAGCTCTGCCGtacccatgcccatgcccattcTCAGAGTCGAGCCCGATCCCGGACTCGGGCTAATGGCCGTGCAACGGCAActcagcagcaggagcagcaccGGCAGCACCGGCAGCCAATGGAGCTCCTCATACTGCCGTAA